In Falco naumanni isolate bFalNau1 chromosome 5, bFalNau1.pat, whole genome shotgun sequence, the following are encoded in one genomic region:
- the KCNJ4 gene encoding inward rectifier potassium channel 4, whose amino-acid sequence MIQRAMGSVRVNRYSIVSTEEDGHKVSALGSMNGHSRNGKGHAPRRKHRNRFVKKNGQCNVYFANLSNKSQRYMADIFTTCVDTRWRYMLMIFSAAFLVSWLFFGFLFWCIAFFHGDLSTPAVGGGPSLLKPCIMHVNSFLGAFLFSVETQTTIGYGFRCVTEECPLAIMAVVVQSIVGCVIDSFMIGTIMAKMARPKKRAQTLLFSHHAVISVRDGKLCLMWRVGNLRRSHIVEAHVRAQLIKPYMTEEGEYLPLDQRDLNVGYDVGLDRIFLVSPIIIVHEIDEESPLYGIGKEELETENFEIVVILEGMVEATAMTTQARSSYLASEILWGHRFEPVVFEEKNHYKVDYSRFHKTYEVAGTPCCSARELQESKMTILPSPPPPSAFCYENELALVSQDEDEDDDEVGVVLGGNTKEEAGVIQMMDFGSHLDLERLQATLPLDAISYRRESAI is encoded by the exons ATGATACAGCGAGCCATGGGCAGCGTCCGAGTCAACCG aTACAGCATTGTCTCGACTGAAGAGGATGGGCACAAGGTTTCTGCACTGGGCAGCATGAATGGGCACAGCCGGAATGGGAAGGGCCATGCCCCACGAAGGAAGCACCGCAACCGTTTTGTGAAGAAGAACGGCCAGTGCAACGTCTACTTTGCCAACCTGAGCAACAAGTCTCAGCGCTACATGGCTGACATCTTCACCACCTGTGTGGACACGCGCTGGCGGTACATGCTTATGATCTTCTCTGCCGCCTTCCTGGTCTCCTGGCTCTTCTTTGGGTTCCTCTTCTGGTGCATTGCTTTCTTCCATGGTGACCTCAGTACACCGGCAGTGGGAGGTGGTCCCTCTCTCCTCAAGCCCTGCATCATGCATGTGAACAGCTTCCTAGgggcttttcttttctcagtggaGACACAGACAACCATTGGGTATGGCTTCCGCTGTGTGACTGAGGAATGCCCACTGGCTATCATGGCAGTTGTGGTCCAGTCCATCGTGGGCTGTGTTATTGACTCCTTCATGATTGGCACTATCATGGCCAAGATGGCAAGGCCCAAGAAGCGGGCCCAGACCCTCCTCTTCAGTCACCATGCAGTCATCTCTGTGCGGGATGGCAAACTGTGCCTCATGTGGCGGGTGGGCAACCTGAGGAGGAGCCACATCGTAGAGGCCCATGTCCGAGCCCAGCTTATCAAGCCCTACATGACGGAGGAAGGGGAATACCTCCCCCTGGACCAGCGGGACCTAAATGTGGGCTACGACGTGGGCCTTGATCGTATATTTTTGGTCTCACCCATTATTATCGTTCATGAGATTGATGAGGAGAGCCCACTCTACGGGATTGgcaaggaggagctggagacaGAGAACTTTGAGATTGTTGTTATCCTGGAGGGGATGGTGGAAGCCACAGCCATGACCACACAGGCACGAAGTTCTTACCTTGCTAGTGAAATCCTTTGGGGTCATCGTTTTGAACCAGTTGTGTTTGAGGAGAAGAACCACTACAAAGTGGATTATTCACGCTTTCACAAGACCTACGAGGTAGCTGGCACGCCCTGCTGCTCAGCCCGGGAGCTGCAAGAAAGCAAGATGACTATCCTAccttctcctccacctcctAGTGCCTTCTGCTACGAGAATGAGCTGGCTCTTGTCAGTCaagatgaagatgaagatgatgatgaagtGGGTGTGGTGTTAGGGGGCAACACGAAGGAGGAGGCAGGTGTCATCCAGATGATGGATTTTGGAAGCCACCTGGACCTGGAGCGGCTCCAGGCAACTCTGCCCCTAGATGCAATCTCATACCGCAGGGAGTCGGCCATCTAa
- the KDELR3 gene encoding ER lumen protein-retaining receptor 3 has product MNIFRILGDVSHLLAIIILLMKILKSKSCSGISGKSQILFALVFTTRYLDLFTTFISVYNTVMKVIFLMCAYITVYMIYVKFRKTFDSENDSFRLEFLLVPVTGLSFLENHSFTPLEILWTFSIYLEAVAILPQLFMISKTGEAETITTHYLFFLGLYRALYIANWVWRYYTENFYDQIAVVSGVVQTIFYCDFFYLYVTKVLKGKKLSLPMPV; this is encoded by the exons ATGAACATCTTCCGCATCCTGGGGGATGTCTCCCACTTGCTGGCCATCATCATCCTCCTGATGAAGATCCTGAAGTCAAAGTCCTGCTCTG GTATCTCTGGGAAGAGTCAGATTCTTTTTGCCCTTGTCTTCACAACCCGCTATCTGGACCTGTTCACAACCTTCATCTCTGTCTATAACACTGTAATGAAG gtGATTTTTTTGATGTGTGCCTACATCACCGTGTACATGATCTATGTGAAATTCCGGAAGACGTTTGACAGCGAGAATGACTCCTTTCGCCTCGAGTTCCTGCTGGTCCCTGTCACAGGCTTGTCATTTCTGGAGAACCACAGCTTCACACCCTTGGAG ATACTCTGGACCTTCTCCATCTACCTGGAGGCCGTGGCTATCCTTCCTCAGCTCTTCATGATCAGCAAGACAGGGGAAGCAGAGACCATCACGACGCACTACCTTTTCTTCCTGGGCCTCTACCGTGCTCTCTACATTGCCAACTGGGTCTGGCGCTACTACACGGAGAATTTCTATGATCAGATCGCTGTAGTTTCCGGGGTGGTACAAACCATCTTCTACTGTGACTTCTTCTATCTCTACGTTACCAAAG tcctaaaaggaaagaagctaAGTCTTCCCATGCCTGTTTGA